From Candidatus Atelocyanobacterium thalassa isolate ALOHA, a single genomic window includes:
- a CDS encoding ABC1 kinase family protein: protein MTWQTAKLHNLNLEIRRQKKYDAHEIALYYRSRPWRVIKRTISIVWSFGWFFINIQWDKFTHKKNSKKKRSIQLRQILTNLGPTFIKVGQALSTRPDLIHPDFLDELVKLQDQLPSFDNKIAFSIIEKSLKVKIDKAYKEISPNPVAAASLGQVYRAILYTGEEVAVKVQRANLESILTCDLFLMRLVASKLSRFLPLNLKHDLTLIVDEFGSKLLEEIDYVNEGKNAEKFASNFQDDADVKVPKIYWALSSDRILTLEWIQGYKLTNTEQIKNAGLDPYSIVKIGVISGLKQLLEHGFFHADPHPGNLFATHDGRMAFIDFGMMDQLDNSTKEIIADSVVQLINEDYDALAKDFVKLGFLTPDTDIKPIIPALEKILGNAITKNVNDFNFKTITDDFSKLVHKYPFRLPAKFALIIRSLITQEGLALSLDPNFKLVEIAYPYVAMQLLAGGTSQLRNRLSEILIKDNKFQWSRLENMLAIASSEEKFNLLPTAQLGLQYLFSDEGQYLRHKLLLALTEDDKLHIEEVQRVWSIISNDLYPQQLMIIMINVLQKLIATKA from the coding sequence GTGACTTGGCAAACAGCAAAATTACATAACTTAAATTTAGAGATTAGAAGACAAAAAAAATATGATGCTCATGAGATTGCACTGTATTATCGCAGCCGTCCTTGGCGGGTAATTAAAAGAACAATCTCTATAGTATGGTCTTTTGGTTGGTTCTTTATTAATATTCAATGGGATAAATTTACTCATAAAAAAAATAGTAAAAAGAAACGTTCTATTCAATTACGGCAAATTCTTACTAATTTAGGGCCAACATTCATTAAAGTAGGACAAGCTTTATCTACTCGGCCAGATTTAATTCATCCAGATTTTTTAGATGAATTAGTAAAACTTCAAGATCAATTACCTTCTTTTGATAATAAAATAGCTTTTTCAATCATAGAAAAATCATTGAAAGTCAAGATTGATAAGGCTTATAAAGAAATTTCACCTAACCCTGTTGCAGCAGCAAGCTTAGGCCAAGTATATAGGGCTATTTTATATACAGGAGAAGAGGTAGCAGTAAAAGTTCAAAGAGCTAATCTAGAATCTATATTAACTTGTGATCTTTTCCTAATGCGCTTGGTAGCTTCTAAATTATCTAGATTTTTACCTCTTAATCTAAAACATGACTTAACATTGATCGTTGATGAATTTGGAAGCAAGCTTCTTGAAGAAATAGATTATGTTAATGAAGGAAAAAATGCTGAAAAGTTTGCATCTAATTTTCAAGATGATGCTGATGTAAAAGTTCCTAAAATTTATTGGGCTCTTAGTAGTGATCGAATATTAACTCTCGAATGGATTCAAGGGTATAAGTTAACGAATACTGAGCAAATTAAAAATGCAGGATTAGATCCATACTCTATTGTAAAAATTGGAGTCATATCAGGTCTAAAACAATTATTAGAACATGGTTTCTTTCATGCAGACCCCCATCCTGGAAATTTATTTGCTACTCATGATGGTCGTATGGCGTTTATCGATTTTGGCATGATGGATCAGTTAGACAACTCTACAAAAGAGATTATAGCTGATTCAGTAGTTCAACTTATAAACGAAGACTATGATGCTTTAGCTAAGGATTTCGTAAAGCTTGGATTTCTGACTCCAGATACAGATATTAAGCCAATAATACCTGCCCTTGAGAAGATTTTAGGTAATGCTATTACCAAAAACGTCAATGATTTTAACTTTAAAACAATTACTGATGATTTTTCAAAATTAGTTCATAAATATCCTTTTCGTCTCCCAGCTAAATTTGCTCTCATTATTAGATCATTAATCACGCAGGAAGGATTAGCTTTAAGCTTAGATCCGAATTTTAAACTTGTTGAAATTGCCTACCCATATGTAGCCATGCAACTTTTAGCAGGAGGAACTTCTCAGTTAAGAAATAGACTGTCAGAAATCTTAATAAAAGATAATAAGTTCCAATGGAGTAGATTAGAAAATATGCTTGCTATAGCTTCTTCCGAAGAAAAGTTTAATTTGTTACCGACTGCACAATTAGGTTTACAGTATTTGTTCTCGGATGAAGGACAATATCTAAGGCATAAATTATTATTAGCCCTAACAGAAGATGATAAATTGCACATTGAAGAAGTTCAAAGAGTTTGGTCTATTATAAGCAATGATTTATATCCACAACAATTGATGATAATTATGATTAATGTATTGCAAAAACTGATTG